GTGACGCCGCGTGCGATCCACACCCGCACGACGCGCAGCACCTCGGCGTAGATGCCCGCCGGGTCGTTGTCGAAGTTGAGCGGGTAGATGTCCTGGTACTTCTTGGGCGGGTTCTCGGCGTACGCGATCGAGCCGTCGACGCGCGTCGTGAACCACTCGGGGTGCTCGGTGACCCACGGGTGGTCCGGCGAGCACTGGAGCGCGAGGTCGAGAGCGACCTCCATGCCCAGGCGCCGGGCCTCCTTCACGAACGCCTTGAACGTGCGCTCGCTGCCCAGCTCGGGGTGGATCGCGTCGTGCCCGCCGTCCTTCGAGCCGATCGCGTAGGGCGACCCCGGGTCGCCCGGCAGTGCGGTCAACGAGTTGTTGCGGCCCTTGCGGTGCGTGGTCCCGATGGGGTGCACGGGCGTCAGGTAGACCATGTCGAAGCCCATCGCGGCGATCGCGGGCAGGCGCCGGGCCGCGGTCGTGAACGTCCCGGACCGCCACGTCCCGTCCTTGAGGCGCCGTGCGCCCTCGGAGCGCGGGAACATCTCGTACCAGGCACCGGCGAGCGCGAGCGGCCGGTCGACCTGCAGGGGATACGTGCCCGACGGCGTCACGTGGTCCCGCAGGGGAGTGCGGCCCAGGGCGTCGCGCACCTCGGGCGACAGGGCTGCCGCGAGCCGCGCCGGGGACGGGCGCGACGGGTCCGCGAGGGCCGCGGCGCCGTCGTGCAGGGTCTTCGCGTCCTGCGGGCTCAGGCCCTCCAGGGCAGTGATGCGCCCGAAGAGCGCGACGCCCTCGGCGAGCATGAGCTCGACGTCGATGCCCGCCGCGACCTTGATCGCCGCGTCGTGCGCCCACGTGCCGTACGGGTCGGACCACGCCTCGACGCGGAACGACCACGCGCCCGGGGCATCGGGGGAGAGCGTCGCGCGGAACCGGTCGAGGCCCGGCGCGACGTCGACCATGCGTGCCCACGAGTGGTCGCTGCCGTCCGGGGCGACGAGCACCGCGGTCGCCGCGACGGCGTCGTGCCCCTCGCGGAACACCGTGGCCTCGACCGGCACGACCTCCCCGACCACGGCCTTCGCGGGCCAGCGGCCCCCCTCGACCACGGGCGACACCTCGACGACCGGGATGCGCCCGATCGGGGCGGCCGGAGCGATGGGAGGAGCGGTCACGGGGCCGAGCGCCGCTGCGGCCGGCGGAGCCGTCGCGGGAGCGGGGGAGGACACGAGCGAGGGAGCGGTCGACGTGGTCGACCGTGCGGGGGGCACAGGGGTCGTGAAGTTCTCAGGCACGAGCACAAGGTATCGAGCGCGGGCCAGGTGCGGCACCCGCTGAGCGGGTGTGGCGCACAACCCGCGGCCTCGGCCGCCTCGGCCGACCGGCCGCCGACGGGCTGCCGACGGGTGAAAGAGCGTCCGAGCATCCTGCGCACAGGGTAGGTAAAGGGTGTACAGCAGCCCGCAGTTGCGTACTGTCGGACCCGTGAGAGCGATCAGACGTTTCACCGTCCGCACCGTCCTGCCCGCCGAGCTGCACGACCTCGACGAGCTGTCCCTCAACCTGCGCTGGTCCTGGCACACCGCCACGCGCGAGCTCTTCTCCGGGATCGACCCGCAGCTGTGGGAGTCCGTGAAGCGCGACCCCGTGGCGCTCCTCGGCGCACTGGGGCCGGACCGCCTCGCGGCGCTCGCGGCCGACGAGGAGTTCGTGAGCCGCGTCCGCGCGGCAGCAGCCGACCTGCACCGCTACCTCCAGGAACCGCTCTGGTACCAGGAGCAGGCCGCGGGCGGCGAGGCGCTCCCGGAGGCCATCGCCTACTTCTCCCCGGAGTACGGCATCACCTCGGTCCTGCCGCAGTACTCGGGCGGCCTCGGCATCCTCGCGGGCGACCACCTCAAGAGCGCGTCCGACCTGGGCGTGCCCATCGTCGGTGTCGGGCTGCTCTACGGCGCGGGCTACTTCCGTCAGTCCCTCACGCGCGACGGCTGGCAGGTCGAGACCTACCCGCTGCTCGACCCCGACGGTCTGCCCCTGACGATCCTGCGCGAGGACGACGGCACCCCCGCGCGCGTCTCGATCGACCTGCCGGGCGGTCGCGTGCTGCACGCGCACGTGTGGGTCGCGGCGGTCGGCCGCGTGCCGCTGCTGCTCCTCGACTCGAACGTGCCCGGCAACGACGAGGCCGCACGCAAGGTCACCGACCGCCTCTACGGTGGCGGCGGCGAGCACCGGCTCCAGCAGGAGCTGCTGCTCGGCGTGGGCGGGGTGCGGGCGCTGCGCCTGTGGTCGCGCCTGACCGGAGCCCCTGAGCCCGAGGTCTACCACACCAACGAGGGCCACGCCGGGTTCCTCGGCGTCGAGCGCATCCGTGAGCTCGTGACCGGCGCGGGACTGACGTTCGACGCGGCCCTCGAGGCCGTGCGCGCCGCGACCGTGTTCACGACCCACACGCCCGTCCCCGCGGGCATCGACCGGTTCGGCCGCGACCTCATCGGGCAGTACTTCGGCGGCGACAACCAGATCCCCGGGATCGACGTCGACCAGGTCCTCGCGCTGGGCGCCGAGGACTACGACGGCGGCGACCCCACCGTGTTCAACATGGCCGTCATGGGCCTTCGCCTGGGCGGTCGCGCCAACGGCGTCTCGCTCCTGCACGGCGAGGTCTCGCGCGGCATGTTCAACGGCCTGTGGCCGGGATTCGACGAGCGCGAGGTCCCCATCACGTCCGTGACCAACGGCGTGCACTCACCCACCTGGGTCGACCCGCGCCTGGCGACCCTCGAGGCCGAGCGCCTCGGGCTCGACGAGCTCACGGCCGACGCTGCGTCGTCGGGCTGGCTCGACCCTGCGGGCGTGAGCGACGAGGAGCTGTGGGGCATGCGCCGCGAGCTGCGTGGACAGCTCGTCGACGAGGCCCGCAACCGGCTGCGCAGGTCCTGGCGCGAGCGCGGGGCCAGCCCCGCCGAGCTCGGCTGGGTCGACGACGCGCTCTCGCCCGACGTCCTGACCATCGGGTTCGCGCGCCGCGTGCCCACGTACAAGCGCCTGACGCTCATGCTGCGCGACCCCGACCGGCTGCGTTCGCTGCTGCTCGACCCCGAGCGGCCCGTCCAGCTCATCGTCGCCGGCAAGTCCCACCCCGCCGACGACCAGGGCAAGCGGCTCATCCAGCAGCTCGTCCGGTTCACCGACGAGCACGACGTGCGCGGGCGCATCGTGTTCCTGCCGAACTACGACATCGGCATGGCGCAGTCCCTCTACCCGGGCTGCGACGTGTGGCTCAACAACCCGTTGCGCCCGCTCGAGGCCAGCGGCACGTCGGGCATGAAGTCCGCGCTCAACGGCGGGCTCAACCTGTCGATCCTCGACGGGTGGTGGGACGAGTGGTACGACGGCGAGAACGGCTGGGCCATCCCCACGGCCGACGGCGTCGAGGACACCGAGCGCCGCGACGACCTCGAGGCCGCCGCGCTGTACGACCTCATCGAGACCCAGGTCGCGGCTCGTTTCTACGACCGTGACGAGCGGGGTGTGCCGGTCCGCTGGCTCCAGATGGTGCGGCACACGCTCGCGACCCTCGGCCCCAAGGTCCAGGCCACGCGCATGGTCGCCGACTACGTGCACCGCCTGTACGGCCCCGCCGCGGTCGCGGGACGCACGCTCAACGGGCCGGGCTTCGAGCCCGCCCGGGAGCTCGCGGCCTGGAAGCAGCACGTGCGCGGCGACTGGTCGCACGTGCGCGTCGACCACGTCGAGTCGAGCGGGGTGCGCGAGGTGCCCCAGGTGGGCGACCTCCTGTCGGTCAGGGCCTACGTGTCGTTGGGAGACCTGGCGCCCGACGACGTCGAGGTGCAGGTGGTCCACGGCCGCGTGACCGAGGCCGACGTGATCGAGTCCTTCACGGTCGAGCCGCTCGCGCTCGCCGAGACGTACGAGGCCGGGCGGGCGGCGTTCGCCGGGTCGGTGCGCCTCGAGGCGTCGGGACCGTTCGGGTACACCGTGCGGATCGTGCCCAAGCACGAGGGCCTGGCGAGCGTCGCGGAGCTGGGGCTGGTCGCGAACGCCTGACCTGGCTGGCTGCCGCGGTAGAGGTCTGCCACCCGAACCATGGGTTGCAGGCCTCTACCTCGACGGCAGGCCTCTACCTCGACGGGCGTGGACGATCCGTCCGATCAACCGGTCGGGGTGCGCGAGGTCGGCCCACGTCACCCGGAGCACGAGCCACCCGGCCTCGACGAGGGCGTCGTGACGCTGCTTCTCGGCCATGAACCG
This region of Oerskovia jenensis genomic DNA includes:
- a CDS encoding alpha-1,4-glucan--maltose-1-phosphate maltosyltransferase, translating into MPENFTTPVPPARSTTSTAPSLVSSPAPATAPPAAAALGPVTAPPIAPAAPIGRIPVVEVSPVVEGGRWPAKAVVGEVVPVEATVFREGHDAVAATAVLVAPDGSDHSWARMVDVAPGLDRFRATLSPDAPGAWSFRVEAWSDPYGTWAHDAAIKVAAGIDVELMLAEGVALFGRITALEGLSPQDAKTLHDGAAALADPSRPSPARLAAALSPEVRDALGRTPLRDHVTPSGTYPLQVDRPLALAGAWYEMFPRSEGARRLKDGTWRSGTFTTAARRLPAIAAMGFDMVYLTPVHPIGTTHRKGRNNSLTALPGDPGSPYAIGSKDGGHDAIHPELGSERTFKAFVKEARRLGMEVALDLALQCSPDHPWVTEHPEWFTTRVDGSIAYAENPPKKYQDIYPLNFDNDPAGIYAEVLRVVRVWIARGVTAFRVDNPHTKPLPFWEWLLAEVRATNPEVIFLSEAFTKPAMMHTLARIGFHQSYTYFTWRNEKTELAEYLAEVSGPAGSYMRPSFWPTTHDILPPYLQHGGVAGFAVRAVLAALGSPTWGIYSGYELVENVPRPGVEEQIDNEKYEYKPRDWARAEEIGISTLLTRLNEVRREHPSLRQLRNLTVHPTSNDRVLAFSRHLPERVSGTGAVEPADTVIVVVNLDPWGTQESMVHLDLAALGLAPEHGQFVAHDLLAGVSYGWGEDVYVKLVPQEQVAHVIHVSTP
- the glgP gene encoding alpha-glucan family phosphorylase is translated as MRAIRRFTVRTVLPAELHDLDELSLNLRWSWHTATRELFSGIDPQLWESVKRDPVALLGALGPDRLAALAADEEFVSRVRAAAADLHRYLQEPLWYQEQAAGGEALPEAIAYFSPEYGITSVLPQYSGGLGILAGDHLKSASDLGVPIVGVGLLYGAGYFRQSLTRDGWQVETYPLLDPDGLPLTILREDDGTPARVSIDLPGGRVLHAHVWVAAVGRVPLLLLDSNVPGNDEAARKVTDRLYGGGGEHRLQQELLLGVGGVRALRLWSRLTGAPEPEVYHTNEGHAGFLGVERIRELVTGAGLTFDAALEAVRAATVFTTHTPVPAGIDRFGRDLIGQYFGGDNQIPGIDVDQVLALGAEDYDGGDPTVFNMAVMGLRLGGRANGVSLLHGEVSRGMFNGLWPGFDEREVPITSVTNGVHSPTWVDPRLATLEAERLGLDELTADAASSGWLDPAGVSDEELWGMRRELRGQLVDEARNRLRRSWRERGASPAELGWVDDALSPDVLTIGFARRVPTYKRLTLMLRDPDRLRSLLLDPERPVQLIVAGKSHPADDQGKRLIQQLVRFTDEHDVRGRIVFLPNYDIGMAQSLYPGCDVWLNNPLRPLEASGTSGMKSALNGGLNLSILDGWWDEWYDGENGWAIPTADGVEDTERRDDLEAAALYDLIETQVAARFYDRDERGVPVRWLQMVRHTLATLGPKVQATRMVADYVHRLYGPAAVAGRTLNGPGFEPARELAAWKQHVRGDWSHVRVDHVESSGVREVPQVGDLLSVRAYVSLGDLAPDDVEVQVVHGRVTEADVIESFTVEPLALAETYEAGRAAFAGSVRLEASGPFGYTVRIVPKHEGLASVAELGLVANA